One genomic window of Glycine soja cultivar W05 chromosome 9, ASM419377v2, whole genome shotgun sequence includes the following:
- the LOC114425656 gene encoding uncharacterized protein LOC114425656, giving the protein MLFHFHFSLIMMKNMAYYSNNKVFFLFVMFFSSSLLHLGMCDSAASLDQLLPGLAQGDFLQDAKCMQRLLPCQEFLKSPNNPSPACCEPLKEMHENNTQCLCNFVNNTPLFQSLGASKDEILKLPQACGIDVELSKCNNTTAGGGSSQESSSSPASEGEYAASEEESSESTSSTNMITPHGIVYFGVPGFVALLTALVFSSY; this is encoded by the exons ATgttgtttcattttcatttctctctcaTCATGATGAAGAACATGGCCTATTATTCCAATAACAAGGTCTTCTTCCTCTTTGTCATGTTCTTCTCTTCATCTCTTCTTCACCTTGGTATGTGTGATAGTGCAGCTTCTCTTGATCAGCTTCTACCTGGCCTAGCACAAGGTGATTTTCTACAAGATGCAAAATGCATGCAAAGGCTTCTTCCATGCCAAGAATTCCTGAAATCTCCAAACAACCCTTCTCCGGCTTGTTGTGAACCATTGAAGGAGATGCATGAAAATAACACACAATGTCTTTGCAATTTCGTTAACAACACTCCGTTGTTTCAGTCCCTTGGTGCTTCCAAGGATGAGATCTTGAAGCTCCCTCAAGCTTGTGGCATCGATGTTGAACTTTCTAAGTGCAACAACACAACAGCAGGAGGAGGATCATCCCAAG AATCAAGCTCATCACCGGCATCAGAAG GTGAATATGCTGCATCTGAAGAGGAGTCTTCTGAATCAACAAGTTCTACAAATATGATTACCCCACATGGAATCGTTTATTTTGGTGTACCTGGCTTTGTTGCATTGTTGACAGCTCTAGTATTTTCTTCATACTAG
- the LOC114425935 gene encoding surfeit locus protein 1-like codes for MLTHLRRTPAACGGATSKHFLVLRQFSSAAAAAVSSVSDSDPTLPSSSESQRKASRWLLFLPGAITFGLGTWQIIRREEKIKMLEYRENRLQMEPLKFSSAYSSNEELDSLEFRKVVCKGYFDDKKSIYVGPRSRSISGITENGYYIITPLMPVPNCPDSVSFPILVNRGWVPRSWKDKFLEASEDEDLEDALPSPSHDDGTKSWWRFWSRKPVIEDQVASVTPIEVVGVVRESEKPSIFVPANDPKASQWFYVDVPGIARACGLPENTIYVEDINEDVNPSNPYPVPKDVNTLIRSSVMPRDHLNYTLTWCSLSAAVTFMAFKRLRQKNKWR; via the exons ATGCTAACTCATCTCCGCCGCACCCCCGCCGCATGCGGTGGTGCCACCTCCAAACATTTCCTCGTCCTCAGGCAGTTCAgctccgccgccgccgccgccgttTCCTCTGTGTCTGATTCCGACCCAACACTTCCCTCTTCTTCCGAATCACAGA GAAAAGCATCTAGATGGTTGCTGTTTCTACCTGGGGCAATCACATTTGGCCTCGGGACTTGGCAGATTattagaagagaagaaaag ATTAAAATGTTGGAATATCGAGAGAACAGGTTGCAAATGGAACCATTAAAATTCAGTAGTGCTTATTCATCAAATGAGGAATTAGATTCTCTGGAATTTAGGAAGGTGGTGTGCAAAggatattttgatgataaaaaatcaATCTATGTGGGACCACGTTCAAGAAGTATTTCAGGAATCACTGAAAATGGTTACTATATCATAACACCTCTTATGCCAGTTCCCAATTGTCCTGACAG TGTGAGTTTTCCAATTTTAGTCAACAGAGGGTGGGTTCCACGTAGTTGGAAAGACAAATTTTTAGAGGCTTCAGAAGATGAAGATTTGGAAGATGCTCTTCCTTCCCCTTCTCACGATGATGGAACTAAATCTTGGTGGAGATTTTGGTCTAGAAAGCCTGTTATTGAG GATCAGGTTGCATCTGTTACACCTATAGAAGTTGTTGGCGTAGTTCGTGAAAGTGAGAAGCCAAGCATATTTGTTCCGGCAAATGATCCCAAGGCTTCCCAGTGGTTCTATGTTGATGTTCCAGGCATTGCTCGTGCTTGCGGCCTTCCAGAAAATACCATCTATGTTGAAGATATTAACGAAGATGTGAATCCAAGTAATCCTTACCCTGTGCCCAAGGATGTGAATACCTTGATTCGAAGTTCAGTCATGCCTAGGGACCACCTAAACTATACATTGACATG GTGTTCTCTTTCTGCAGCAGTTACATTTATGGCTTTTAAGAGGCTTAGACAGAAAAATAAGTGGAGATAG